The Hordeum vulgare subsp. vulgare chromosome 7H, MorexV3_pseudomolecules_assembly, whole genome shotgun sequence DNA window TGAGTAGCATCCCTTATATATATTGCAATACGATAAATTCCGGGCGAACCATACAGTTCCACGTCACACGCACGAACACAAACTTATTCCCAAATTTGATACATAGCGGCTGGCATATGTAGTAATGTCGGGAGAGGACAGATGAATCAAACGACGCTGCGTCCCGCTCTGATCTCCTTTCTGTTCAGTCGCTGCCAGTGCTGCTGCTCGGGTTGGCAAAGACGTCGTCGAGAACATCTTGGTCGACGATGAAATCCTCCGGATCAGGACCAGGTGCAGCGCCCACCAACGGGAAAAGCTCGGCGTCGGGAAACAGCAGGTCTTCATCCATGAGGATCTCCTCCAGAAACATCCCACCTGCACCGCCAGCACCAGCATCCTGCACATCACTGCTTCGCTGCACCTCCACCACCACACTCTCGCGGTGACCACCGACGTTTGCGCTCTGGTGGTGCTGCtgtccgccgtcgccgtcgccatcgACGACGTTTCCCTCTACAATCTCCGGTGGGATGCCAATCGGATCAGTGTTGCCAACGGCAAAGGCCTCAACGTCGTTGGTCAACGGGTAAGAGCACAAGTAGTAAGCAGCAGGATGGACACTGGGCAGCGCCAGTGCTTCTGCCGGCCCTGCCTGAGGAGGAGATGCCATAGTTTCAGCAGCAGAGTTTTCACCTTCGAAGCTAGTGCCGCTGTTCCGGTCCAAGAAGAACGCGCGACCCGTGGTCGCGTGGTTGATGGGTGGGAGAATCATCAGCCCCTCCGCCGTCGCTGTGGCTCCGATCGGCGCCGAGGGGAACGGAAACGGCACCGGCACGTAGCGAACGTCCAACGGCGGCGGAGTAGGCGTGATAGGAAGCGCACGTGGACGAATTATCCGCACCCCATGCACCTGCCGCG harbors:
- the LOC123409321 gene encoding uncharacterized protein LOC123409321; the encoded protein is MGTEKGEEGTGEERVEVRTGPRPALPAPQQRAVDEFWRKQQEEMEATVDFNDRILPMARLKRVIRAEEDGMMIAADTPAYLAKLCELFVQELALRAWACAQSHHRRIILDSDIAEAVAYTESYDFLTTLLLEHQREARLVGRATATPATAPATAARLITRKRHMPDPNPPRQVHGVRIIRPRALPITPTPPPLDVRYVPVPFPFPSAPIGATATAEGLMILPPINHATTGRAFFLDRNSGTSFEGENSAAETMASPPQAGPAEALALPSVHPAAYYLCSYPLTNDVEAFAVGNTDPIGIPPEIVEGNVVDGDGDGGQQHHQSANVGGHRESVVVEVQRSSDVQDAGAGGAGGMFLEEILMDEDLLFPDAELFPLVGAAPGPDPEDFIVDQDVLDDVFANPSSSTGSD